The nucleotide window CCACACGACTTGTTCCACATTTGCCTTGACTTGGTTTAGGTAAAGAGCTGAAGAAGGAAAATTGTCATTTACATGTTTCAGAGTTTTATGTGATGAACTCCAATGGGGTTTCCAAAGAATTTATGTGAATTGTTTCCTTCTTAGTCATTTCAAATAACTGCTGTTTTTCCTTTCTTAAGTGTTCCTTTGCTTTTTCAGCCAtcagtctttttttgtttgttttaactgaaaaacaaatcttatttgcGTTCAAGAGAAAAGTTTGCTGCTTCAAATTAGACAGGTAGAGTTGCACTTAGTaatcacacaaacaacacaacaacagtGCATCTATTTATTGAAAATGCATGCACGATTACAGACACCAGAGTAGCTCGTAATGTATACATATGTTTAAAATGTGCATGTcaagttaattttattttatttttgtaagccCTTGCAGTAAGGCGGCTTTACCACAGGCAAAATGGACATCTAATGAAGGAATCAATCTCATTGTTCTCTTTTGAATTAGATTGTTctctgaaaggaaaaaaaaagaaatccacttTTATTTCTGCCTTCTCATTGAGTTGCCctgaatggagactaaatagCACGTGTTACTGAGATCGAGTTTGCAGCCTCTGCAGTTCAGATCCAGACATCACATAATAACACTCATTAACAGCATTATCATTCTTGCGATGACAACTTCTTAGTTCTACTCCGACCTGTGAAAAAAGAGAACTATTTCAATTGTATCGTACCTTCATGCTGGGCACTGCATTAAACAACATGAGATGTGTGGGACGTGTTTGTAAGCAAGCCTCCACATGTACCTACGTGGGTGTGGGTGTATTAGATTATGGTGGTGTTTTTTAAGTGTGCTGCTCTTCTCTGCTGGATAAAATCTTTCACCTTTTTCGGGTTAAGGTAAAGACTGTACCAAAATCAATCAGTCCAGAAGCACCCTAGTCTGAGAATTATTTAAATTGTGGCTGTGCTTTCATGCTTGTGTAAAACACAATTCTTGTAATGTATTTCCTatgtaatttaaatacatattacataaataaaaacctggcTTAAAATTAAGTGACctgaaaatatttgtatttctaATATTTGTGATCATGATTTAAGGGGTTTGTTTGGTGCTGAAAACACCGAGGAGTTTACCTGtactgtaatatattaaaataaataattgagcaatgaaaaaagaaagacctGACTGACTCAGATCTGCAGACATTAGAAGCGTAGTGCTCGGGGGAACTTTTGCCGTTTGCTCCTTGTTCCCTGGTGCGACTTCCACCttcgtttttttaataatcatttaaaaaatgatatacTTCTTTTTTAGCTTTAAAGATAAAGATGCAGCATATTACAGTGTGGGTAATTATATCTGGGCAGAGTTGAGGATGGTTGATAACCATGTAGAGTGAAGGTGTTGGGTAAGGCTTTCTCTTTTGCACAATGGTGTAGTGATTCATGTTGAAAGTGAAGTGATTatgtaataatgaaaaaaacaaacaaacaaacaaaaaaaataaaaacagtcatGACTTAAAAGAGGAATCATAAAGACAGCCTTCAAATTGCCCCAATGTTGAAACTTTTAACTGACAGTTTTGTTTCTTGAAATATTACAAACATTAatagtgtgttttatttacatctgATTGGGAATTCTTCCTTCCTCCACTGAATAggctttctgtctctctgtgggTGGTGACAttctaaatgtaaattgttatgATGTGAGTCTGATTAAGTTGAACAAATTAGATTCACATAATAACCTAATTACAATCTTTCTATCTTAGAAATTaagatttgtattattattatttttattataacggGCATAAAAAGAACTAGAAGTATCATTTAATGTAATGAGTTGCTAAGTCCAGTGTATTTTGTATAATGTATtgactctctctttttttcttctggttTGCTAGGTTACTGAAAGATGGTGGATCGCTTGGCAAATAGCGAAGCTAACTCCAAGCGCATTGCAGTCGTGGAGGGCTGCTTTGGCACAGCTGGACAACCACTGGCCATCCCAGGCCGTGTGCTTATTGGCGAGGGCGTTCTCACCAAGCTGTGCCGCAAAAAGCCCAAGGCCCGCCAGTTTTTCCTCTTCAATGACATTTTGGTCTATGGCAACATCGTTATCCAGAAGAAGAAGTACAACAAGCAGCACATCATCCCACTTGAGAGCGTCACAATCGACACAGTGGCTGATGAGGGTGAGCTGCGTAATGGCTGGCTCATCAAAACACCAACAAAGTCTTTTGCGGTGTATGCCGCCACTGCCACGGAGAAATCTGAGTGGATGAATCACATCAACAAGTGTGTGTCGGACCTGCTGGAGAAGAGTGGCAAATCGCCCACGGGCGAGCATGCAGCAGTATGGGTGCCTGACTCAGAGGCGTCAGTGTGCATGAGATGCCAAAAGGTGAAGTTTACGCCAGTCAGCCGGCGCCACCACTGCAGAAAGTGCGGCTTTGTCGTCTGTGGGCCTTGCTCTGAGAAAAAGTTCCTGTTGCCCAGCCAGTCATCCAAGCCTGTGCGTGTATGCGAGTTCTGCTATGAGCAGCTCTCTACAGGGGCGACTCTGCCACCACGTTCGAACTCGTACAGTCGCACCAGCAACATgtctgaggatgaggatgaagacgATAGCAGTGACTGAGGGAGGAGAACCTTTGCGTTTGCTATTTTAGGAATATCATCTTCATTTCAGGTCCCAGTGCTTTAGTGTCTTGCGTTTTTTGAACCATTTGAAATGAGCAAAGATTCAGTGAGGGTTTTTGTTGATGaaatttttttcagtaaaatataaaataaataatattttaaacataaataaacttACCCTGAAAGCATCGACACTATATGCAAATGAGAGAAATCCAGCATGAATCCTGTGCTCTTGAATTCACAAAGATTACTTGCAGGATCACTAAGCCTTTTTTTAGATTCCATTTGGCAGAACTGTAGGAATTCTGAGCAATCCCATTTGCAAATAAcatatcattttctttttttcttttcagcagTCCATAATATTTTCTTATGAATTTCCTTGGTAAATCTcccccaaaaaatatataagaaacCATTTAAATCACCATGACACGGAATGGATGGTTGGCGCCTATTTTTCACCAGATGTTCAACCCTCCCTTATCCAAAATGCTTCCAAGTTAATCACACTCTTTGTTTCTTGAGTTTCATATCAGGTACACAAGAGAATAAAATGGTTCACTACTGTGACTTTTTCCTCTAGCACACATCTCTAAACAAGTGTGTAAACATGTTAGAGCTTGAAATTAGCAAATTATTTTATGTACAGCTgaatttatttacttatgttttttcccaaataataatttgtatttttttttttttttttactcaaattacTATTTTGTTTACCAACGAATCATAGAC belongs to Silurus meridionalis isolate SWU-2019-XX chromosome 4, ASM1480568v1, whole genome shotgun sequence and includes:
- the plekhf2 gene encoding pleckstrin homology domain-containing family F member 2 codes for the protein MVDRLANSEANSKRIAVVEGCFGTAGQPLAIPGRVLIGEGVLTKLCRKKPKARQFFLFNDILVYGNIVIQKKKYNKQHIIPLESVTIDTVADEGELRNGWLIKTPTKSFAVYAATATEKSEWMNHINKCVSDLLEKSGKSPTGEHAAVWVPDSEASVCMRCQKVKFTPVSRRHHCRKCGFVVCGPCSEKKFLLPSQSSKPVRVCEFCYEQLSTGATLPPRSNSYSRTSNMSEDEDEDDSSD